A genomic region of Caulobacter vibrioides contains the following coding sequences:
- the ftsA gene encoding cell division protein FtsA, with amino-acid sequence MSRMEDRKQAREGLKATLVRQPAIAAVDLGASKVTCFIMKADGVHRDNRTLTTAGVGYVQSRGVRGGAIVNLDEAAQAIAQAVERAETVAGVHVQGVSVCTAGGQLASHRVHTQVSLGARPIGDGDLSRAIASALAQVRIPGRKPIHLLPIAWSVDGQRGIRDPRAMFGRALGLELLVVSVNENIFHTLAHCVERAHLSFEGIVAAPFASALAALEEDEMDLGAVCIDMGGGSTSVAVFNNGALCHVDSLAVGGGHVTQDIARGLQTSVVGAERIKTLHGSAIASANEDREMIEAPPRGDDPGAGPVIAPRSLLKGIIQPRVEETLELLRERLKASGAPVEPGAGIVLTGGASQLAGVREVAVRVFDRPVRLGRPRRVPHLADAASGPAFCAAAGVLHRTAFGPREAVSSKALAGGGMARKRPIDPNASPMAKAAAWLRDNL; translated from the coding sequence ATGTCGCGAATGGAGGATCGGAAACAGGCCCGCGAAGGCCTGAAGGCGACGCTCGTGCGCCAGCCCGCCATCGCGGCCGTCGATCTGGGCGCGTCGAAGGTGACGTGCTTCATCATGAAGGCTGACGGCGTCCACCGGGATAACCGCACTCTGACGACGGCGGGCGTGGGCTACGTCCAGTCGCGCGGCGTGCGCGGCGGCGCGATCGTGAACCTGGACGAGGCCGCCCAAGCGATCGCCCAGGCCGTCGAGCGCGCCGAGACCGTGGCCGGCGTTCACGTGCAAGGCGTCAGTGTCTGCACCGCCGGCGGTCAGCTGGCCAGCCATCGCGTGCACACCCAGGTTTCGCTGGGCGCGCGCCCGATCGGCGACGGCGACCTGTCGCGCGCCATCGCCTCGGCCCTGGCCCAGGTCCGCATTCCGGGCCGTAAGCCCATTCACCTGCTGCCGATCGCCTGGTCGGTCGACGGCCAGCGCGGCATCCGCGACCCGCGCGCCATGTTCGGCCGCGCCCTGGGTCTGGAGCTGCTGGTCGTCTCGGTGAACGAGAACATCTTCCATACGCTGGCCCACTGCGTGGAGCGCGCGCACCTGTCGTTCGAAGGCATTGTCGCCGCACCCTTCGCCTCGGCCCTGGCGGCCCTGGAAGAGGACGAGATGGACCTTGGCGCCGTCTGCATCGACATGGGCGGCGGCTCGACCTCGGTGGCGGTGTTCAACAACGGCGCGCTCTGCCATGTCGACAGCCTGGCCGTCGGCGGCGGTCACGTGACCCAGGACATCGCGCGCGGCCTGCAGACCTCCGTGGTCGGCGCCGAGCGCATCAAGACCTTGCACGGCAGCGCCATCGCCTCGGCCAACGAGGACCGCGAGATGATCGAGGCGCCGCCGCGCGGCGACGATCCGGGCGCGGGTCCGGTGATCGCCCCCCGCAGCCTGCTCAAGGGCATCATCCAGCCGCGCGTCGAAGAGACCCTGGAACTGCTGCGCGAGCGCCTGAAGGCCTCGGGCGCTCCGGTCGAGCCGGGCGCGGGCATCGTGCTGACGGGCGGCGCCAGCCAGCTGGCCGGCGTACGCGAAGTGGCCGTGCGTGTGTTCGACCGTCCTGTCCGCCTGGGTCGTCCTCGCCGGGTGCCGCACCTGGCCGACGCCGCCTCGGGTCCCGCCTTCTGCGCCGCCGCCGGCGTCCTGCATCGCACGGCCTTTGGCCCGCGTGAGGCGGTCTCCTCCAAGGCCCTGGCCGGCGGGGGCATGGCCCGCAAGCGTCCCATCGACCCCAACGCCAGTCCGATGGCCAAGGCCGCCGCCTGGCTGCGCGACAACCTCTGA
- the ftsQ gene encoding cell division protein FtsQ, producing MPAVVRGGPPKPRRPRAEAPASPSKGKPAPRKAQPAAKLHAARGVGLSPTVALSVAGAALGLGLVVMLATGHRAERIGASMVHGVDNSFASAGFKLKTVHIRGASATAQADILKASGLYLDQPTLGMDLADIRTRVQGVGWVKDAKVVRMLPDTVLIAVEERPALAVWQNQGRMKVIDSEGQVITEADPARFPQLPLVVGQGADQAAGLILPAVASRPRLRDRLEAMVRVDDRRWDLRLKDGSLIQLPAIDEESALIQLDQLDQRQRILDMGFARIDLRDPEMVAVRPRDAVLPGQPAADGA from the coding sequence ATGCCCGCTGTAGTGCGGGGGGGACCGCCTAAGCCTAGGCGACCCCGGGCCGAAGCGCCCGCAAGTCCGAGCAAAGGCAAGCCGGCGCCCCGCAAGGCGCAGCCGGCTGCGAAGCTGCACGCCGCGCGGGGCGTGGGCCTGTCGCCCACGGTGGCCCTCAGCGTGGCCGGCGCGGCCTTGGGTCTTGGCCTTGTGGTGATGCTGGCGACCGGCCATCGCGCCGAGCGCATCGGCGCGTCCATGGTTCACGGCGTCGACAACAGCTTCGCTTCGGCCGGCTTCAAGCTGAAGACCGTCCACATCCGCGGGGCCTCGGCCACCGCCCAGGCCGATATCCTGAAGGCCTCGGGCCTCTACCTGGACCAGCCGACCCTGGGCATGGATCTGGCCGACATTCGTACGCGGGTTCAGGGCGTGGGCTGGGTCAAGGACGCCAAGGTCGTGCGCATGCTGCCCGACACCGTCCTGATCGCCGTCGAGGAGCGTCCCGCGCTTGCGGTCTGGCAGAACCAGGGCCGCATGAAGGTGATCGACAGCGAGGGGCAGGTGATCACCGAGGCCGATCCCGCGCGGTTCCCGCAGCTGCCGCTGGTGGTGGGGCAGGGGGCCGACCAGGCCGCCGGCCTGATCCTTCCCGCCGTCGCCTCGCGTCCGCGCCTGCGCGACCGGCTGGAGGCGATGGTTCGGGTGGACGATCGTCGGTGGGATCTGCGGCTGAAGGACGGCTCGCTGATCCAGCTGCCGGCGATCGATGAAGAATCCGCGCTGATTCAATTGGATCAGCTCGACCAACGGCAGCGAATCCTGGACATGGGTTTTGCGCGGATCGATCTGCGCGACCCCGAAATGGTGGCTGTGAGACCCCGCGACGCGGTGCTGCCTGGGCAGCCCGCGGCTGACGGGGCGTAA
- a CDS encoding D-alanine--D-alanine ligase, whose amino-acid sequence MTQQPHADAPLAGRHIAILLGGPSSERKVSLVSGAACADALERLGAKVSRIDPGPDVAQVLTATKPDMVFNALHGEWGEDGCVQGVLETLKLPYTHSGVLASALAMDKAKAKAVLAAAGVTVPGGGLFNRHDVARDHVLQPPYVVKPNAEGSSVGVFIIKEGANRPPEDVGAPSWTFGEEVMVEPYIQGMELAVAVLGESNGPRALAVTDIRASTGFYDYEAKYSEGGSIHVLPAPIPDGARDRAMRMAELAHTALGCRGVTRSDFRYDDINDLLVLLEVNTQPGMTPTSLAPEQADHVGIPFDHLVLWIVEDAYARCSAGGTA is encoded by the coding sequence ATGACCCAGCAGCCCCACGCTGACGCCCCCTTGGCCGGCCGCCACATCGCCATCCTGCTTGGCGGACCCTCGTCGGAACGAAAGGTCAGTCTGGTGTCGGGGGCGGCCTGCGCCGATGCGCTGGAGCGGCTGGGCGCCAAGGTCTCGCGCATCGATCCGGGCCCGGATGTCGCCCAGGTGCTGACGGCGACCAAGCCGGACATGGTCTTCAACGCCCTGCATGGCGAATGGGGCGAGGACGGCTGCGTCCAGGGCGTTCTCGAGACGCTGAAGCTGCCCTACACCCACTCAGGCGTGCTCGCCTCGGCCCTGGCGATGGACAAGGCCAAGGCCAAGGCGGTGCTGGCGGCGGCCGGCGTCACCGTTCCGGGCGGCGGCCTCTTCAACCGACACGATGTCGCGCGCGACCATGTGCTGCAGCCCCCCTATGTCGTGAAGCCCAACGCCGAGGGCTCGTCCGTGGGCGTGTTCATCATCAAGGAAGGCGCCAACCGCCCGCCCGAGGATGTCGGCGCGCCGTCCTGGACCTTTGGCGAGGAAGTCATGGTCGAGCCCTACATCCAGGGGATGGAGCTGGCGGTCGCCGTGCTGGGTGAGTCAAATGGTCCCAGAGCCCTCGCGGTGACCGATATCCGTGCATCCACAGGTTTTTACGACTACGAAGCCAAGTACTCCGAAGGCGGTTCCATCCACGTCCTGCCGGCCCCAATCCCTGACGGCGCAAGGGATCGGGCGATGCGCATGGCCGAGCTGGCCCATACCGCTCTTGGTTGCCGAGGGGTAACCCGGTCGGACTTCCGTTATGACGACATTAACGACCTTCTGGTCCTTCTAGAGGTCAACACGCAACCCGGCATGACGCCGACCTCGCTCGCTCCCGAGCAGGCCGATCACGTCGGGATCCCGTTTGATCATTTAGTTTTGTGGATCGTGGAGGACGCTTATGCCCGCTGTAGTGCGGGGGGGACCGCCTAA
- a CDS encoding M28 family metallopeptidase, which produces MLMFRRLLIASAAFALVCGAAHAQDLKTAEGLRDKALRDYLAWDITEDLTTNIGPRLVGSPAMAKAKDWSVAKFKALGFTNIKVEEFAKPSWSRGEESAELVAPYAMKLGAVGLGRTVSTPAGGIEAEVALFKTFADMMAAPEGALRGKIVVITQPMVRTQNGAGYGAAGISRRIGPVEAAKRGAVAMLIRSISTSDSTVPHTGGTASGDSVVTIPAAAIGVPEAEQLERLAARKVPMRVKLKLESSVNPNNVAWNISGDIKGSEKPDEVIVIGGHLDSWDVGTGALDDATGIAITTAAAKLIGDLPKRPKRTIRVVMWGSEESGGSSEAYLAAHKDALSTMVLAGESDTGADRIYSLQVPAGSLDHPVVKAAASVLAPLKIYVDRTPAAGAGADISGIERAGVPVINLNQDASRYFDYHHTMDDTLDKVRPAELAQNVAAWTSLIYLVADSDVDFRALKPAAPAAK; this is translated from the coding sequence TTGCTCATGTTCCGTAGACTGTTGATCGCTTCCGCCGCCTTCGCCCTTGTTTGCGGCGCGGCGCACGCTCAGGACCTCAAGACCGCAGAGGGGCTGCGGGACAAGGCCCTGCGCGACTATCTGGCCTGGGACATCACCGAGGACCTGACCACCAATATCGGCCCGCGCCTCGTCGGCTCGCCGGCCATGGCCAAGGCGAAAGACTGGTCGGTCGCCAAGTTCAAGGCGCTGGGCTTCACCAACATCAAGGTCGAGGAATTCGCCAAGCCGTCGTGGAGCCGGGGCGAGGAGAGCGCCGAACTGGTCGCGCCCTACGCCATGAAGCTGGGCGCGGTGGGCCTTGGCCGCACGGTGTCGACGCCGGCCGGCGGCATCGAGGCCGAGGTGGCGCTGTTCAAGACCTTCGCCGACATGATGGCCGCGCCCGAAGGCGCGCTGAGGGGCAAGATCGTGGTGATCACCCAGCCGATGGTCCGCACCCAGAACGGCGCCGGCTATGGCGCGGCGGGCATCTCGCGGCGGATCGGCCCGGTCGAGGCCGCCAAGCGCGGCGCGGTCGCCATGCTGATCCGCTCGATCTCGACGTCCGACTCCACCGTTCCGCACACCGGCGGCACCGCCAGCGGTGACAGCGTCGTGACCATCCCGGCCGCCGCGATCGGCGTCCCGGAAGCCGAACAACTGGAGCGTCTGGCCGCGCGTAAGGTCCCGATGCGCGTCAAGCTGAAGCTGGAGTCGAGCGTCAACCCCAACAACGTGGCCTGGAACATCTCGGGCGACATCAAGGGCTCGGAAAAGCCCGACGAGGTCATCGTCATCGGCGGCCACCTCGACAGCTGGGATGTCGGCACCGGCGCCCTGGACGACGCCACCGGCATCGCCATCACCACGGCTGCGGCCAAGCTGATCGGCGACCTGCCCAAGCGCCCGAAGCGTACGATCCGCGTCGTGATGTGGGGGTCTGAAGAGAGCGGCGGTTCGTCTGAAGCCTATCTGGCCGCGCACAAGGACGCGCTGTCCACCATGGTGCTGGCGGGCGAGAGCGACACGGGCGCGGACCGCATCTACAGCCTGCAGGTTCCGGCGGGCTCGCTGGACCATCCGGTGGTCAAGGCCGCCGCCAGCGTGCTGGCGCCGCTGAAGATCTATGTCGATCGCACCCCCGCCGCCGGAGCGGGCGCCGACATCAGCGGGATCGAGCGGGCCGGCGTGCCGGTCATCAACCTGAACCAGGACGCCAGCCGCTACTTCGACTACCACCACACCATGGACGACACGCTGGACAAGGTTCGCCCCGCCGAACTGGCCCAGAACGTCGCGGCCTGGACCTCGCTGATCTATCTGGTGGCCGACAGCGACGTGGATTTCCGCGCGCTGAAGCCGGCGGCGCCGGCGGCGAAGTAG
- the murB gene encoding UDP-N-acetylmuramate dehydrogenase produces MTWKTQLPAVRGKLLIDEALAPFTWFRVGGPADVVFLPADEQDLSDFLKALDPSVPVMAIGVGSNLLVRDGGVDGVVIRLGKGFNGVEALGDNRIKAGSAVPDAILARKAADAGIAGLEFYVGVPGTIGGAVIMNAGCYGAETVNVVKSVRVMDRAGGVHELSVEDLHYTYRHSALQDGDPVIVLDAIFEGTTDEPEAIKARMAEITARRETTQPIREKTGGSTFKNPPGHSSWKLVDEAGWRGKPFGGAMFSPLHCNFLINTGEATAADLEGLGEAVRADVLAKTGVQLDWEIKRIGRAGS; encoded by the coding sequence GTGACCTGGAAGACCCAACTGCCCGCCGTCCGCGGCAAGCTGCTGATCGACGAGGCGCTGGCGCCGTTCACCTGGTTCCGGGTCGGCGGTCCGGCCGACGTGGTGTTCCTGCCCGCTGACGAGCAGGACCTGTCGGATTTTCTCAAAGCGCTGGATCCCAGCGTCCCGGTCATGGCGATCGGCGTAGGGTCGAACCTCCTGGTCCGCGACGGCGGCGTCGACGGGGTGGTCATCCGCCTGGGCAAGGGCTTCAACGGCGTCGAGGCGCTGGGCGACAATCGCATCAAGGCCGGTAGCGCCGTGCCCGACGCCATCCTGGCCCGCAAGGCGGCGGACGCCGGCATCGCGGGGCTGGAATTCTATGTCGGCGTGCCCGGCACGATCGGCGGCGCGGTGATCATGAACGCCGGCTGCTACGGTGCCGAGACGGTCAATGTGGTCAAGTCCGTGCGCGTGATGGATCGCGCCGGCGGCGTGCATGAACTCAGCGTCGAGGACCTGCACTACACCTATCGCCACAGCGCGCTGCAGGACGGCGACCCGGTCATCGTGCTGGACGCGATCTTCGAGGGGACGACCGACGAACCCGAGGCGATCAAGGCCCGCATGGCCGAGATCACCGCCCGCCGCGAGACCACCCAGCCGATCCGCGAAAAGACCGGCGGCTCGACCTTCAAGAACCCGCCGGGGCACTCGTCCTGGAAGCTGGTCGACGAGGCCGGCTGGCGTGGCAAGCCGTTCGGCGGCGCAATGTTCTCGCCCCTGCACTGCAACTTCCTGATCAACACCGGCGAGGCGACGGCGGCGGATCTGGAGGGCCTGGGCGAGGCGGTGCGGGCTGACGTCCTGGCCAAGACCGGCGTCCAGCTGGACTGGGAGATCAAGCGCATCGGCCGGGCGGGGTCGTGA
- the murC gene encoding UDP-N-acetylmuramate--L-alanine ligase: MIQRRRPVPFELGPVHFIGIGGIGMSGIAEIMIRIGYTVQGSDAKASANTERLEKLGARIFIGHDAAHVEGASAIVYSTAVKADNPEMVAGRDKRLPLVRRAEMLAELMRLQFSIAVGGTHGKTTTTSMVATLLDAGGLDPTVVNGGIINAYGTNAKVGEGDWIVVEADESDGSFLRLKSTVAIVTNIDAEHLDHWGDFEAVKKGFQDFIQNIPFYGFAAVCTDHPEVQALTARIENRRLVTYGANPQAEVRVSNIEMGPDGATFDIIVSPRAGEPVRYDRLKMPMAGHHNVLNATAAVAVARELGVDPESIRKGLAGFGGVKRRFTTTGVANGIRVVDDYGHHPVEIAAVLKAARAVSTGKVIAVVQPHRYTRLRDLMTEFSSCFNDADTVVVADVYTAGEPPIPGVDRDALVAGLKKFGHRRALPLENPTALPRLIAAEAASGDLVVLLGAGDITTWSYALPGQLEALAK; this comes from the coding sequence ATGATCCAGCGTCGACGCCCCGTACCCTTCGAACTCGGCCCCGTGCACTTCATCGGCATCGGCGGCATTGGCATGTCCGGCATCGCCGAGATCATGATCCGTATCGGCTACACCGTTCAGGGCAGTGACGCCAAGGCCAGCGCCAATACCGAGCGGCTGGAAAAGCTGGGCGCGCGCATCTTCATCGGCCACGACGCCGCCCACGTCGAGGGCGCGTCGGCCATCGTCTATTCCACGGCCGTCAAGGCCGACAATCCCGAGATGGTCGCTGGCCGCGACAAGCGCCTGCCGCTGGTGCGCCGCGCCGAGATGCTGGCCGAGCTGATGCGCCTGCAGTTCTCGATCGCGGTGGGCGGCACGCACGGCAAGACGACCACGACCTCGATGGTCGCCACCCTGCTGGACGCCGGGGGCCTGGACCCCACCGTCGTCAACGGCGGCATCATTAACGCCTACGGCACCAACGCCAAGGTCGGCGAGGGCGACTGGATCGTCGTCGAGGCCGACGAGAGCGACGGCTCGTTCCTGCGCCTGAAGTCGACGGTGGCCATCGTCACCAATATCGACGCCGAGCACCTGGACCACTGGGGCGACTTCGAGGCCGTGAAGAAGGGCTTCCAGGACTTCATCCAGAACATCCCGTTCTACGGCTTCGCCGCCGTCTGCACCGACCATCCGGAAGTGCAGGCCCTGACCGCGCGGATCGAGAACCGCCGGCTGGTGACCTATGGCGCCAATCCGCAGGCCGAGGTGCGGGTCTCGAACATCGAGATGGGGCCGGATGGCGCGACGTTCGACATCATCGTTTCGCCCCGCGCCGGCGAGCCTGTGCGTTACGATCGCCTCAAGATGCCGATGGCCGGCCACCACAATGTGCTCAATGCGACCGCCGCCGTCGCGGTTGCTCGCGAGCTGGGTGTCGATCCGGAGTCGATCCGCAAGGGTCTGGCCGGCTTTGGCGGCGTCAAGCGCCGCTTCACCACCACGGGCGTCGCGAACGGTATTCGCGTGGTCGACGACTATGGCCACCACCCGGTCGAGATCGCCGCCGTGCTGAAGGCCGCCCGCGCGGTGTCGACCGGCAAGGTGATCGCCGTGGTCCAGCCGCACCGCTACACGCGCCTGCGCGACCTGATGACCGAGTTCTCCAGCTGCTTCAACGACGCCGACACGGTGGTCGTGGCCGATGTCTACACGGCCGGCGAGCCGCCGATCCCGGGCGTGGACCGCGACGCCCTGGTCGCAGGTCTCAAGAAGTTCGGCCACCGCCGCGCGCTGCCGCTGGAAAACCCGACGGCCCTGCCGCGCCTGATCGCCGCCGAGGCCGCCAGCGGCGACCTCGTCGTGCTGCTGGGCGCGGGCGACATCACCACATGGTCCTACGCGCTGCCGGGGCAGCTCGAGGCGCTAGCGAAGTGA
- a CDS encoding PIN domain-containing protein translates to MPVRFCLDLNVWLGAVLSERAGRRDTAAQLLVQAVRSGQSVRGPVALVISWGMLNRYRQVLVGAGLERDHADRLVEVMATIARDGPSLTLGGVGVLPLEDEEDRHVLETAVAGHADMLVTHNLRDFVGQDVRTLVADRYYGFEAAGAKLLVVHTYDAAAWIRGEAPPAEVTAFLGL, encoded by the coding sequence GTGCCGGTTAGGTTCTGCCTGGACCTCAATGTTTGGCTGGGCGCGGTGCTGTCGGAGAGGGCGGGGCGCAGAGACACGGCCGCCCAGCTGTTGGTCCAAGCGGTGCGATCTGGACAGTCGGTGCGCGGGCCCGTCGCTTTGGTCATCTCTTGGGGCATGTTGAACCGATACCGTCAGGTTCTCGTCGGCGCGGGCCTAGAGCGTGATCATGCCGACCGGTTGGTCGAGGTCATGGCGACGATCGCGCGGGACGGTCCTTCGCTGACCCTGGGGGGCGTCGGGGTCCTGCCTCTGGAAGACGAGGAAGATCGTCACGTTCTGGAGACCGCTGTGGCTGGCCACGCCGACATGCTGGTGACGCATAACCTGCGGGATTTCGTCGGCCAGGATGTGCGGACCCTCGTGGCGGATCGCTACTACGGCTTCGAGGCTGCGGGCGCGAAGCTGTTGGTGGTTCATACCTATGACGCCGCGGCCTGGATCCGGGGTGAGGCGCCGCCAGCCGAGGTCACGGCCTTCTTGGGTCTCTAG
- the murG gene encoding undecaprenyldiphospho-muramoylpentapeptide beta-N-acetylglucosaminyltransferase produces MSKLAVVAAGGTGGHMFPAQALAEALTARGWRVVLATDDRGALYADKFPAEERLALSAATAKANDPLGMIKAGFVVMQGVLEARAAFKRLDPAVVVGFGGYPALPALLGALSQGRPTVIHEQNAVLGRVNRFLAPRVNEVACAFPTLEKATPAVKARAHVVGNPVRPPVRDLFDVPYLAPEVQLRLLVTGGSQGARLLSELIPEAVAKLPEEMRGRLKVFQQARAESMEQARKTYRNAMVECEVAPFFRDMAGYLRQSHLVIGRSGASTCTELAVAGRPSILVPLKIAADDHQRFNARLLEEAGGAAVCLEGELTVDVMAAALKALLSKPERLEKMAAGARSAAKPNAAEELADLVEKTAR; encoded by the coding sequence ATGAGCAAGCTGGCTGTTGTCGCCGCCGGGGGAACCGGCGGCCATATGTTCCCCGCCCAGGCCCTGGCCGAGGCGCTCACCGCGCGCGGCTGGCGGGTCGTTCTGGCCACGGACGATCGCGGTGCCCTCTACGCCGACAAGTTCCCCGCCGAAGAGCGGCTGGCCCTGTCGGCCGCCACCGCCAAGGCCAATGACCCGCTGGGCATGATCAAGGCCGGCTTTGTGGTGATGCAGGGCGTCCTGGAGGCCCGCGCGGCCTTCAAGCGTCTCGATCCCGCCGTGGTGGTCGGTTTTGGTGGCTACCCGGCGCTGCCGGCCCTGCTGGGGGCCTTGTCGCAAGGCCGTCCCACCGTCATCCACGAACAGAACGCCGTCTTGGGCCGGGTGAACCGCTTCCTGGCTCCGCGCGTCAACGAAGTGGCCTGCGCCTTCCCGACCCTGGAGAAGGCCACGCCCGCCGTGAAGGCCCGCGCCCACGTGGTGGGCAATCCCGTGCGCCCGCCCGTGCGTGACCTGTTCGATGTGCCCTATCTGGCGCCGGAGGTGCAGTTGCGCCTGTTGGTCACCGGCGGCAGCCAGGGCGCGCGCCTGTTGTCCGAGCTGATCCCTGAGGCCGTGGCCAAGCTGCCCGAGGAGATGCGCGGCCGCCTGAAGGTGTTCCAGCAAGCCCGCGCCGAAAGCATGGAGCAGGCCCGCAAGACCTATCGCAACGCCATGGTCGAGTGCGAGGTCGCGCCGTTCTTCCGCGACATGGCCGGCTATCTGCGCCAGTCGCACCTGGTGATCGGCCGCTCGGGGGCCTCGACCTGCACCGAGCTGGCCGTGGCCGGCCGGCCCTCGATCCTGGTGCCCCTGAAGATCGCCGCCGACGACCACCAGCGCTTCAACGCTCGCCTGCTGGAAGAGGCCGGCGGGGCGGCGGTGTGTCTGGAAGGCGAACTGACCGTCGACGTGATGGCCGCAGCGCTGAAGGCCCTGCTGTCCAAGCCCGAACGCCTGGAAAAGATGGCGGCGGGGGCGCGGTCAGCCGCCAAGCCGAACGCGGCGGAGGAGCTGGCGGATCTGGTGGAGAAGACGGCGCGGTAG
- the ftsW gene encoding putative lipid II flippase FtsW, with protein MASNATHAFARTDRTALGLWWWTTDRWLLGATALLVTLGMLLSFASSPAAAQRIGIADQFHFALRMCFFASASSVLMLIVSMLSPRSIRRAAFFIYIGAIAVMIALPFVGHNAKGATRWLQFGGFTLQPSEFMKPALIVLVSWMFSEGQKGQGVPGVSIAFLLYFIAVALLLIQPDVGQTVLITIAFGAAFWMAGVPISWIMGLGGVAVAGLFSTYFLFDHVHARVQKFLSPDQADTHQITRAAEAIRAGGLFGRGPGEGVMKRHVPDLHTDFIYSVAAEEYGLIFSWSLIGLFAFVVVRGLYKAMKLNDPFEQVAAAGLFVLLGQQALINIAVNLNMIPTKGMTLPFISYGGSSMLAMGLTLGMALALLRKRPGAYGASGEFRLGGAFA; from the coding sequence ATGGCTTCCAACGCGACACATGCCTTCGCCCGCACCGACCGCACCGCGCTCGGCCTGTGGTGGTGGACGACAGACCGCTGGCTGCTGGGCGCGACCGCCCTGCTGGTTACGCTGGGCATGCTGCTGTCGTTCGCCTCAAGCCCCGCTGCGGCCCAGCGCATCGGTATCGCCGACCAGTTCCACTTCGCCCTGCGCATGTGCTTCTTCGCCTCGGCGTCGTCGGTTCTGATGCTGATCGTCTCGATGCTGTCCCCGCGCAGCATTCGTCGCGCGGCGTTCTTCATCTACATTGGAGCGATCGCCGTCATGATCGCGCTGCCGTTCGTGGGCCACAACGCCAAGGGCGCCACCCGCTGGCTGCAGTTCGGCGGCTTCACCCTGCAACCGTCCGAGTTCATGAAGCCGGCGCTGATCGTGCTGGTCTCCTGGATGTTCTCCGAGGGGCAGAAGGGCCAGGGCGTGCCCGGGGTCTCGATCGCCTTCCTGCTCTATTTCATCGCCGTGGCCTTGCTGCTGATCCAGCCGGACGTCGGCCAGACCGTGCTGATCACCATCGCCTTCGGGGCCGCCTTCTGGATGGCCGGGGTGCCGATCTCGTGGATCATGGGGCTGGGCGGCGTCGCCGTGGCGGGGCTGTTTTCGACCTACTTCCTGTTCGACCACGTTCATGCGCGGGTGCAGAAGTTCCTTAGCCCCGACCAGGCCGACACCCACCAGATCACGCGCGCCGCCGAGGCCATCCGCGCCGGCGGGCTGTTTGGGCGCGGGCCGGGCGAGGGCGTCATGAAGCGCCACGTGCCCGACCTGCACACCGACTTCATCTATTCGGTGGCCGCCGAGGAATACGGCCTGATCTTCTCGTGGTCGCTGATCGGCCTGTTCGCCTTCGTCGTCGTGCGCGGCCTCTACAAGGCCATGAAGCTCAATGACCCGTTCGAACAGGTCGCGGCGGCCGGATTGTTCGTGCTGTTGGGCCAGCAGGCGCTGATCAATATCGCGGTGAACTTGAACATGATCCCAACCAAGGGCATGACGCTCCCGTTCATCAGTTACGGGGGCTCCTCGATGCTCGCGATGGGATTGACGCTGGGTATGGCCCTGGCCTTGTTGCGCAAACGCCCTGGCGCCTATGGCGCGAGCGGCGAGTTCAGACTCGGCGGCGCCTTCGCCTGA